The genomic DNA CCTTTATATAAATAGGCCTGGAAGGGGAGAGGGCGGGTtggtttggtctctctctcttctctctcacgaGTGCGGCTGCCTGTATACAACATGAATCCGTTGTGGTGTGAGTGACCTCAGTCTGTGGAAAGAGTATAATAAATGGAGGTAGAATGGGGAGGGgcggcgctctcgctctctggaaGCAGTATAAATGGAGCAGGAATTAGCTGGCGTGGCTCTGAGCAGCTAATGTTACTGTTCACACGGTCTGCCGCAGACCCACAGTCGCCCAAGCGAATTGCTACTTTCAATCGAACGCCCGACCGCCGCCAGCTCTGATTGGCCCACGCCGGTCGCTGCCAGAACTTTCCCACGCTTCCCACGACCTGCGCGTGCTTGACGTTTGGGCCGGGGACAGCGCGAGCTGATTGGCTGCAGCGGGCCGGACGCGATCTGAGGCCAATGGCAGCGCAGCGGCCCCTCTTTCCCGCTTCCTGATTGGAGGACTGGGCTGCCAATCAGGCGCCCGGCAGCCCGGCCCCGCAGCGCGGACGCCGTCAATCTGAGCCCAGCCGCTCGGCAAATGGGCCGCGCGAGCTGTCAATCGGCACGGCTGGCGGGGGTTTGACAGGTCACTGGTGAAGTTGGTAAGTGCAATACCGTGGGAAAGCAAGTCAGTGTACTGCAGGCAGCCGAGCGGACAATATCTGCTGGGAGCTTCATTAATGTTACAGCACACACACGAACAATTGAACCGAACATGAAGAGAACTCACGATTACAGTTCGTCGGACAGTGAACTGGACGAAACGATCGAAGTGGAGAAAGAAAGCGCCGATGAAAATGGGTAATGTCTAATATTAGTAGAATATTAATGCCTACAAATGCCAGGGGTTATTCTGAAATCTGAAGATTGCATGGATTTGATGAGGACCATTTTAATTACTGGACCTCATCCCAATGCATTAAAAATAATCCTAAAAGCCCTGCTCTAACATTTAACATCTGATTCATTTCTGGACGCTGCAATTTATGGTATTGAGTTATTGCTTTAAAAAAGCCTCAGTTTGTAAATTTCCAAATGAAGTAGACTTTTCACAGAACTCTGCTTGAATACTGATCCCGAGTTTGATGGATTGGATTTCAGGAACTCCAGCACAGCCACCGGCTCCATGTCCCCTACCACATCCTCTCAGGTCCTGGCTAGGAAAAGGAGGCGAGGGGTAAGTTTCACACAATCCCGCTGAGAAATACGATCGTTTTTGTTGATTGTAGTCGAAGCGAACATTGTTTACACGCGTTTTGTCTGGCTGATTCTTTAAaagaaatctattttgttttaaacAGATCATAGAAAAACGCCGCCGGGATCGTATTAACAACAGCTTGTCAGAACTGCGAAGACTGGTCCCGAGTGCTTACGAGAAACAAGTATGGGAAATAAGTTCTGGtactcaatttaaaaaaaataacttagGCGTAAACAAATCAGCCAGCTTGCTTTATTAAAAAGAACTTAAATATTTTCTAGAGTCATGTTAAAGTAAATCTCAGTAAAATGACCCATACTATAAATATGTAAACCACATATTGTGTCGTTCAGCATGTTGACTGGGAAAAGTCGGTTTCACACAAGTCTTTAATTGTAACTCGTTGTTGCTGTTGGCAGGGATCCGCCAAACTAGAAAAAGCAGAGATTTTGCAAATGACCGTTGATCACTTGAAGATGCTGCATGCAGCCGGTGGCAAAGGTAACATTTTGTTGGTATTTCTGGTAAAGATCGGTTAGAAAATGCCAGTGATTAAAATATACTTTGTAAAAGTTGAGAAATACTTGAAGAGTGTAGGACTCCCAGTTTTCAGATGGGCTTTTATTTGAAATTGAAGTAAATAGTTAATTCCTAAGTTTATTCTGGCATGGCATTTCAGCTGTGCAGAATTGTGGAGAACTACAACTTTCCCAACCTTATCTCAGCACAATCATTGTCAAAGATTCCTCAATTTGTTTTTCCACCACTATACAGTTTGGCTGTTGTGTAAACTTAATTGCATTTACATTTTATAAATATGGCCAGGCACTTCCGTTGAGTGCTATGGCAAGAGATATTTtgaattaagaacataagaaggaacattaaaatgttttaagtttaattttatttaattagacAAAGATAAATTAATCTCATAGATAAAGAGATGTATCTTGATGAAactatctctccacctctcctttaaGATTCTGTTAAAACCTTTCTGTTTGAAGCCATCTTAGTATCTCCTTTTTTGGTTCAGTGCCACTTTTTATCTGATTACTGTCCTGtgaacattttattacattaagaggcactacataaatgcaagttgttgttataccCTAGTATAAAGGATATTCCTTTTGTAAGAATGCCATGTTGCCACTTATATAATGCAAAATACCAAAGATTTCCTGAAGTGACTGTGCAATTGCTATAGTATTTGtgacttttaaaataaatttattttaattttatctgATGTTGTAGGCTATTTTGATGCTCAGGCACTAGCTATGGACTACCGCAGCCTGGGATTTCGAGAGTGTTTGGCTGAAGTGGCTCGGTACTTGAGTATTATTGAAGGCCTGGAGAACTCTGATCCTCTCCGTGTGCGTTTGGTCTCTCACCTCAATAACTATGCATCTCAGAGGGAAGTTGCAAGTACTGCACCCCCTAGCATTGGACATCTTGCCTGGGGCACTGGCTTCAGTCAGCACCCACATCATCATTTGCACCCGATCCTATTGCCACAGGCTGCCCATAATAACAATAGTAGTACTGCTTCGACGGAGCCTCACCATCAAAACAGGATCGGCACATCCTCGCACACAGATACCTCTCCACTTAGAGTGGCTCCTAATTGCAGTGTTGGTCCAGTCATCCCAGTGGTCACCTCCTCCACCAAACTGTCCCCACCTTTGTTCTCAATGTCATCCTTGTCTGCATTCCCTCTATCTTTTAGCACTTTTCCCTTGATTTCTCCCAGCACATTTAGTTCATCAGCTCAGACTCCGACGAGCAGCATTGGCAAGCCCTACAGACCCTGGGGGACAGAGATTGGTGCTTTCTAAAGACTCTTCTCTAGGATTTTCATTCCTTAAACAGACAGAAATGCTGAATTCTTAGTTTAAACTCAGCTGAGCTGAGCTATTACCAACATAATTGCCATGGAATGTTAAGGATGTACTTCAGTTCACTGCAGGGCAAATAGTGTACAACTGCATATCAATCTGAAATCCTGTGAATCTGGCTACATAGTTAGCCTCATAGTATTATAAATAGCTCATAGTATTATAAATAATATTCAATATATTCTTACGTGAGCATTCTGACCTTTTCATTCCTGAAGTAGTCTACATTCAAACAAAAAGTTCTAGCAGTTCATTTTAGTAGTGAGATTAGTCTAAACAAGCAGTATGCCAGTTTGTTTCAAGGTTCTAGAGATCATTTCAGACATCGTTTTATCAGTTTCCTTGAAGCTTTGAGTGTAAAgttattcaatttttttaaaaagagaagtcTAATATAAAATTGGATtaaatttatttgttttaaatGAGTTAAATTCTTATTCTTTATTCCAAAAAAAGATTAGGCAGCGGTGTGTTTAAAAAGGCTGCATTATTAAATCAAGGCAGGTTGTGTTTAGCCACAGTTAAGTCTTCCCATTACAAAGGCTTGTGCGTGCGGCATTGGGCACAGCCAGAGGTTAGGGGGTTTAATTTTCCATGTCTTGCTTATTTGGTTAGTTAAATATTGCCTGAAAATATTAACTTACTACCCTTCAAATGTTTCAAATGTAGCAGATTTTTTAAATCACCAACGGCATTGTACATCTATTTATTTCATGGGTACATCTGTACTGTACACGACTAGCTACAAAGTCAACATTATATGCCTTAAACCCAACAAAAAATATTAAGATAACAAGAAGGTCAACTTGATAAGATCAATACACTGGTTTCTTGAGTTATTAAAATATGTCTAAGTAATGTAAATATTAATTTTTTCAGTGATATTTTATATTTTATGTTGCTGAATGGAGCGATGACAAATCAGATTTCCAGCTTAGTTTCAGTGAGTGTTAGATGCTGAAGTATTTTCCAATGCTGAAGCGTTAATTTTTGGAAGGTAATAGCAAGGTGCAGTGTTTGGTAACTGTGTACTGGTTTGTCTTGACTTTACTAAACAAGAGAAATAATAAACTACAAGTGCAATTAAGTATAATTCCATGTTTGTGAATTTTTACTGAGAACCATTTCTGTTAGTGACTTACAGTTATGTACAGTATTAAAGTTTATAGATTTATTATTTAATGGTAGACCTTCATAAGGTTTAATTATAATGCTGGCAAATTCTAGGTCACTGCAATAGCAAGTTTAAAAAATGTAGACAAAGGGATAGCTTATGATTCTCTTTATCGTTCATTAGCAGTGATCTTTTGGCCCTACTGTAAGAAATTGAATTAATTTATTTCCATAATAGTAAACTCTGCCTTTTTTTCTGGCTCTGAGGTATATTTTCGCACCAGTGACAGGGTTGATACAAATTAGTTTGCACACATAAGTTAACATTTGATGGTCAACGAGAGCATACAGCTCTTTGGATTCAAATTTGGGTTTTCTAAACTGGATCAAATTCTATATTAAAGCTACTGACCTACAGAATAAGTAAGGTGTGTCACCCAGGAGAGAGAATTCTGCATGTTCTTTCACACGGGTAAAAGTCTGTCCAAATATTACCTTGGGTTTTCCAATGGAAGAGTATCTCTCTCTGGGTGGGACTtcttctcttgctggagatggcccCGTGACCTTAGTTGTATTTCCATTTGAATGTGAGAGGTGAGGTCCCCTATTTCTGCTGCTAACTTGTGCCAGACAGGTGGCGAAAATTTACTGCTTGGACAGAAGGAAAGGTTGGCCAGCGAGCTGCCTGgaaaaactatttttaaaaatattgtatTTGTAGGATATGGATAGGGCCTGAGTGTGGCTGTGTTCTAGGGGACCATGGTTGACCGAAGCCCCAGCTGCTGATCTTGTAACAATGAATATCAGGGCCCCAATGTTCATTCACAACAGGCAGGAGAAATATTGCCAGAGACTGCATTTTCTTCATTCTAATTTAATTAACAGGTGCCTTTCTGTATGGGTACACATGCTTTGGCTCCCTGGATCTGCCCTGTGGGAGTCTAAATGCAATGAATTCCTCACTGAGCAGGTTTCTGCCCTTGCCTGCCTGATCTTTGCTGAAAAGACAATGGGGGAAGGGTCAGATGGGGGCAGAGGTGAGGTGCAGGAAAATCTGTCCTGCATACACACAGGTGAACTATGCACCTTTTGGATCTTGTATAAGAAGTGCCGCAACTCACTTTGGAGGGTGGAGGGAATATAAGGGCATGAAGGGAACTaaagatatggagaaagagatgGGTGCTGAAGGGAGATAAAAAGGAAGTTGCTGAGGGAACAATGAAATCTTCTGAAGAATGATAAAGAGAGAATGTGTTGATCAGAATGTATAGGAGACAGGAGCAAAGCGTTAGGGCAAATTGGCAGAGACAGCAAGGGAAGTTGCTGGAGCTGAATATGAGGGGATTattggtgagggagaggggaataaaTAGCAGAGCCAATAAACGGCTGGGGATGATACAAAGACCATAGGTTTGTGGGGACGGATAGGGGAGGCATTGGAGATGAGCAGTTTCTAGGGAATGTGAATGGCTGTGCTCCAAAAATGTTTCCACAGGAACCTTGTTGTTGGCCAACATCCCTACTGCTGACCTGGCAATGCTAGATGACAGGGCCTAACTCACAGCTCCAATGTCAATGCTCATTTGGGACAAGGTGAAGGGGTGTAGATGGGATGTGGACTTGTGAAAGAAAATGTCAGGGAAGGAGGCTGCAAAGCACATCCTTTGTATTTCTTTCTGCAGTTGCCCTGCAGCCTGGCTAGATCCATGCCAACCTCCCTGACCAGAAACTTGTCTGTAGTCCTGGTTGGATTGTCTCCACAGATTACAGTCCAAGCTCAGGCTACATCCCCACCTGGAGCACTTGCCACACCTGGTACCCGTTACCCTCAACTAGAAACATGAATGTATCACCCTAAAAACATTTGACCCTGACATGGACTGTATATCCACAGggatcaacttggtgaagctacaacacaggactacttgcatgccaaacagtagaaGCAGCATACAACTGacaagagctaagtgatcccacaaccaaaggacctgatctaagctctgcaatcctgccacatccagccatgaatggtgttggacaattaaacaactaactggatgaggaggctccataaatatcctcatcatcaatgatgggggagcccagcacttcagtgcGAAAAGTAAGGCcaaagcatttgcaacattcttcagccagaagtgctgattaGATTATTATattggcctcctctggagctcaccaggatcacagatgccagtcttcagccaattcgattcactccacatgataccaagaaatggctgaaggtactggttactgcaaaggctatgggccctgacaatattctgacaatagcactgaagacttgtattCCAGAGTTAgccatacccctagccaagctgttccagtacagctacatctacctggcaatgtagaaaatggcccaggtgtgtcctgcccacaaaaagcaggataaattcaacccagccaattattctCTATCACCAGCAAAGTGAGAGAAAAGTTAGgtcgacagtgctgtcaagtggcacttacacagcattgacatgctcactgatgctcaatttgagttctgccaggccCACTCAGTTCccgaccttattacagccttggcccaaacatgggcaaaagagctgaattcaagaggtgaggtgatagtgactgcgtttgacatcaaggcaacatttgaccaagtgtgacatcatggagccctagcaaaactgaaatcaatgggaacactctccgctggttggagacatacctagaacaaagggagatgtttgtggctgttggaggtcaattatttcagtcccaggacattgttgcagAAGTTCCTCGGAGTAATGTCCTAGACCCAATCACCtacagctgcttcgtcaatggccttccctccatcataagatcaggaatggggatgttcactgatgattgcacaatgttcagcacaatttgcgactcctcaggtactgaagtagcctgtgtccaaatgcagcaagatcctaACAACATTCTGACTTAGGCtgataaatgacaaataacatttgtgccacacaagtgccaggcaatgaccacctccagcaaGGGACAATATAATCATCTTGCTTTGACGTTtgatgtcattaccatcactgaatcccaccatcaacatcctgatggctaccattggccagaaactgaactggactagccatataaatactgcagctacaagagcaggcttgaggctaggaatcctgcagcgagcaccttatctcctgactccccaaagcctgtccaccatcagcaagacacaagtcaggagtttgatgtacTACTCTACACTTGCTCTAATGAGcatagttccaacaacactcaaggaactcaacaccatccagaacaaaacagtCTACTTGATGggaaccccatccaccatcttaaacattcaccccctcccacagtgccatctttcagatgcacttcagcaactcaccaaggatcctccAACATACCTTCAAAACCTGCGTCTTCTATCACCaggagaacaaggacagcagatccatgggaacaccaccacctgcgggtttctctccaagccactcaccatcgtgacttggagctatattgccgttccttcactgtcactgggtaaaatcctggaatttccttcctaacagcactgtgggtggacctacaccatatggactgcagcggtttcaaggtggctcaccaccaccttctcaagggcaattatgaatgggcaataaatgctgatctggccagtaacactcacatcctgtgaaagaataaattaaaaacacctttcacaaactcaggctgTCCCACGGCATTTTGCTGACAAAAAATTTCACTtcaagcgtagtcactgttgcaatgtagaaaacacagcaaataatttgtgcacagcaaggccccacaatcagcaatgtgataacatcAACAGTGTtcattatatagtgcctttaatgcagtaaaaatattgcaaggcatttcacaggaacattatcagacAAAACTTGACTAGATAATCTTTTAGTTTAATGATGTTGATGTGATCACACATTTACATCTAAAGTATGGTTTCATTGAAAACAAGCTTGATGTGGCATGGGTTCTGATaaagggtcattgacctgaaacaatcCTAACTTCCTCTCTCCGAGATGCTGCCTAGTATTTAAGttaagtattttcagcattttcagtttgAGTAGCACCATTTGATGAGCATGTTGTTTAATCGACAATACACTAAAGATTTTGTTTTAATCTGAAATTAAGACAGCACTTGGCTAAGTACGTTTGAAACAAAAAATGAAAGTGCTGGGAGCACAGAGGCAGTcagtcagcatcagtggagagaccTGACAAGTTTCCGTTTCTGGTGTGGATCCTTTTCTGACCAGAAAAATAGGAGGTGGGCAGATATAATAATAATATCAGGGAAAAGGGAGGGTATAAATATAAAAAAAGACAAACCCAGAGAGGAATTGTAAGTGGAATGATGTAACATTATCTCAGTCAGTAATAGAAGCATGATGAGATTAAATACACAAAAGATTTAGAATAGCTAAAGTCAAAGGGAGGCTGGGGAAAATGTGAGAAAATAGAAGAGAAGGAAAACCTGGTGGTCAAGTATGAAATTAAATCTGATTTAAAAACAAGGCTGTAACTAATATTTAAAGTTACTGAAGTCATTGTTCAGGCTGGAGGTTTGCAGGAGAAAAAAATGAGATTTTGTTCTTAAAATTTGCATGGCTTTTCACAGTAACAGCGTGTGAGGCTAATGACAGAGAGATCAAAATGGgccaggtggtggggggggaattgggtgggcgggtggggggtgggggggggggagggggtggtgtgcgtcccaacgtcactgcgcagcacttagattttcagttacAACACAGTCGGCTGCActcccgccaaactgtcaaagtccTATTAAGGTcttttaactaacaattaaaatagttaacggagctgcccgtccaaccttaagattggcgggctgtcaaagagctcaggcggcctttgcattcttcatggaacctcatccacaggtgggatgggatttcatgaatgattttaaattttctcaaaaatttttattgaaattaatgcacctgtgacagtttcacatgaggggataggtcataaaaaattctttcaacactttattgaactggtaaaacttaaaactaatctccctgaggcaccttgcTGCCACAGggtgatttctgcgctctttcacgtacatgaaagagcacactcctgactcagggaacatcccccctcccccgcccgcacagggagcacagagcttccttaattggctcgcccatctATAATGGTGGCGCTGACCCGATCGAGGGTGCCAATCAGGTCTGCGCTTGCCCACGCCCACCTCTGCATGACCCCATCgaaggggggaaaattctacccatagtccctttaacatagtaaaatgtcccaagacgcTTCCCAGGGgcactatcaaacaaaatttgacactgagttacGTGCACATATATTAAGGCAAGTAACCAAAATCTTGATCAAagtgatagattttaaggagcatcttaaaggagaggagATAGGTAGTGAGATGCAAAGATTTTGGGAGAGAATTGAGGCTACAGAAGTCACATCTGCCAGTGGTGGAGTTATTTAAATCAAGGATGCGCAAGAGattagaattggaggag from Carcharodon carcharias isolate sCarCar2 chromosome 6, sCarCar2.pri, whole genome shotgun sequence includes the following:
- the hey1 gene encoding hairy/enhancer-of-split related with YRPW motif protein 1 is translated as MKRTHDYSSSDSELDETIEVEKESADENGNSSTATGSMSPTTSSQVLARKRRRGIIEKRRRDRINNSLSELRRLVPSAYEKQGSAKLEKAEILQMTVDHLKMLHAAGGKGYFDAQALAMDYRSLGFRECLAEVARYLSIIEGLENSDPLRVRLVSHLNNYASQREVASTAPPSIGHLAWGTGFSQHPHHHLHPILLPQAAHNNNSSTASTEPHHQNRIGTSSHTDTSPLRVAPNCSVGPVIPVVTSSTKLSPPLFSMSSLSAFPLSFSTFPLISPSTFSSSAQTPTSSIGKPYRPWGTEIGAF